From a region of the Heptranchias perlo isolate sHepPer1 unplaced genomic scaffold, sHepPer1.hap1 HAP1_SCAFFOLD_59, whole genome shotgun sequence genome:
- the LOC137316360 gene encoding NACHT, LRR and PYD domains-containing protein 3-like — translation MAEGSNRGEDPTSSTRMRMDTDPNTAITEFLTNCDDYHLFQLTKFYRDRLEQAIEEGVDGVSSLLTYEWHFSGQEHRKVVDLVEKGNRADSSKLLLNLVMEKGSRARRVMWESFVKMHHVVPKLDKILKEMQELGPDPFDYMNIGRGLSEIPSHLKDVQQKHKETLRVQTETLRVNTILIKEKVKIFQLVTLYTELTVISTVRDRTLVEHELLARGRDHEEWRGKHLWRELEKIRTDQLFQSSFSQRGSLFQKMKSFFQRSSSGSSAAVSGVAGIGKTTMVQKIVYDWATGKIYPHFQFVFSFKFRDLNAINCRINLRNLILDMYPYFGNILGDLWKNPVGLLFIFDGLDEFKDSIDFADNRRNTEPQYMCTDPEDWCEVSDIVYSLIQHKLLPGCSVLVTSRPTALHLLEKAEISVWAEILGFVGEERKEYFNKFFEDQAVAAAVFKHVEENELLYTMCYNPSYCWILGLSLGPFFTQRDRKQQRVPRTITQLYYYYIYNILKNHGREIESPRDVLLKIGEMAFTGVSEKKIVFRNGDLIKNNLQPSQFLSGFMVELLERDDSAQSMVYTFPHLTIQEFVAALAQFLTPDPGDIGKLLSEAHSKEDGRFEIFLRFVVGLSSSRSARPLEEFLGPFLHHTICGVIDWVKEKVEGEIGNIGRETRKTDLLNTFHYLFESQNQTLARVTVGSVETLTLSELRLTPIDCAVLSHVIGLCDTIKHLNLENCSIRYEGLQRLGPALHKCQVLRLGSNKLGDSGVKLLSAALRNPNCKIQELWLWKNDLTDSCTEHLVSALRTNRSLTVLDLNFNGLGDSGVKLLSALLRNPDCKIQELDLDGVGLTDSCTEDLVSALSTNRSLTGLSLGSNSFTDRSVPALRSLILTRRSLEWICLVENQFSSNGKRHLESLRESRRGLRVGV, via the exons atggctgaaggttcaaacaggggagaagatccaacatcttcaacaagaatgagaatggacacag atccgaacactgcaatcactgagttcctgacaaatTGCGACGACTATCatctgttccagttgacgaaattctaccgggacagactggaacaggcgattgaagaaggggtggacggagtcagctcgttgttaacatacgagtggcatttcagtggacaggaacatcgg aaagtcgttgatctcgtggagaagggaaacagggcggacagttccaaacttctcctaaatctggtgatggagaaaggctctcgggcccgaagggtgatgtgggaatcctttgtgaaaatgcaccatgtggtaccaaagttggacaaaatactgaaagagatgcaggaacttg gtcctgatccatttgattatatgaacatcggacgaggtttatctgaaatacccagtcacctgaaag atgttcaacagaaacacaaggaaacactccgggtccaaactgaaacactgagagtgaacacgatcctaataaaggagaaggttaagattttccagctggtcactctttacactgagctaacggttatttctactgttcgagatcggacacttgtagaacatgaactgctggcaagaggccgagaccatgaagagtggagagggaaacatctctggagagaactggaaaaaatccgaacagatcaattgttccagagcagtttttctCAGAGAGGCAGTTTGTTCCAGAAAATGAAAAGTTTCTTCCAGCGATCCAgttctgggagttcagcagcagtgagcggagtcgcggggattggaaaaacaacaatggtacaaaagattgtttatgactgggccactgggaaaatatacccacactttcaatttgttttcagttttaaattccgggatttgaacgctattaactgtagaataaacctgaggaatctgatactggatatgtatccttactttgggaatattctgggagatctctggaagaacccagtaggattactgtttatattcgatggtttagatgaattcaaggacagtatcgattttgctgacaatcggagaaatacagaacctcagtacatgtgcacagatcctgaagactggtgtgaagtgtctgacattgtgtacagtttaatacagcacaagctgctcccaggatgttcagtgctcgtgaccagccgccccactgcattacatttattggaaaaggctgagatcagtgtctgggctgaaatcctgggatttgttggtgaagaacggaaggaatatttcaacaagttttttgaagatcaggcggtggcagcagctgttttcaaacatgtggaagAGAACGAgctcctgtacaccatgtgttacaacccttcctactgctggatcctcggtctgtcactgggtcccttcttcacacaaagagacaggaaacagcagcgagttcccaggaccatcacccaactatattactactatatttacaacattcttaaaaaccatggccgagagattgaatccccccgtgatgtgttactgaagatcggtgagatggccttcactggagtctccgagaagaagattgtgtttagaaatggagatttgatcaagaacaatctgcaaccttcccagttcctgtctgggttcatggtggaacttttggagagagatgattctgcccagagtatggtttacacattcccgcacctcaccatccaagagtttgtagccgcactcgcccaattcctgactccagatccaggggacatcgggaaactcctcagtgaagcccacagcaaggaagatgggcgatttgagatatttctccgttttgttgttggtctctcctcctcacggtcagctcggcccctggaggagtttctgggtccatttcttcatcacaCAATTTgtggagtgattgactgggtgaaggaaaaggttgaaggagagattggaaacataGGGAGAGAAACTCGTAAAAcggacctcctgaacacattccactacctgtttgagtctcagaatcaaacactggctcgggtcacagtgggatctgtggaaacacttacaTTGAGTGAAttgcgactgaccccgattgactgtgcggtgctgtctcatgtcattggactctgcGATACTATAAAACACCTCAATCTGGAGAACTGCTCCATTCGGtatgaaggactccagcggctgggacccgcactgcacaaatgccaggtgttgag actggggagcaacaaactgggagattcaggagtgaaactactgtctgcggctctgaggaacccgaactgtaaaatacaggaactgtg gttatggaaGAACGACCTCACAGATTCTTGCACCGAgcatctcgtctccgctctcaggacAAACCGGTCATTGACGGTCCTGGATCTGAATTTCAAtggactgggagattcaggagtgaaattactgTCTGCGCTTCTGAGGaatccggactgtaaaatacaggaactgga tctggatggtgtcggtctcacagattcttgtaccgaggatctcgtctccgctctcagtacaaaccggtcactgacgggtctgtccctgggatcaaactccttcacagaccgatctgtccccgctctccgctccctcatactgacccgcaggagtctggagtggATCTG tctAGTGGAGAATCAAttcagttcaaacggaaagagacacctggagtcgctgcgggaatccagacgcggactgagagtgggagtgtga